Within the Drosophila melanogaster chromosome 3R genome, the region GTGCGCGTTTCTCGCCCAGTTATCCTCTGGCTAGGAAAGTTAACTGCGAACTGGGCCATCAAGGTACGAGTTAGTGGAAAAACGTGGCAGGAGCGGAAGAAgtgggaggaggaggatgggGAATCTGGGGAAATGTTGCCGCATCAAAATGCAAACGCGAAAGGCGAAAAGAGTCTTAAGTGAATTGAATGGAAAACTTTCAAACTGCGGGCGCCATCAACTTTCGGTGCAAGCGGGTGGCAGAAAGTTTCTGAAGCCTGATTTGTTTATAGTTTTCAAGATTGTCGACTTTTGTGACCCAATTCAGCCTTTACTTCAACATAATTAGACCAACTTGGTTAAACTTGACTATTACGCAACCCATCGGCCAAATTTCCAGTGccaatattttgattttctttttaagtAAAAATGCAGTGTTTTTTCACACAATTTGATTGATGGTAACATTCATGCCCGTTGTATACCGAACCTGCATTCGATTTAGTTTAAAGAGTTGCTGTTTGGATAATGATTTTTGGTATATGTCCATAGCTTTGGTATGTATTTTCTAAACTTGTTAGTAGGCCTAGAAAATGCTCTAAGTCAGTTAAATAGTAAACAAGACTCAACAAGGCAATCTCACACACAAAACATAAATACCTAAACACAATGCATAAGAACTTCAAAAGTCTGCAAAACACTAACCCATCCAATATGAAGAAGGCCAAAACCGCGGCTAAGGGATTTCCCATTCACCTTGGTTTTTATAGGAACCCCAGCGAGTATGACGATCGCACGACCACCAATCGCGATTATGGATTGAAAAGTTCCAAGGGTTCTGGAACGCCATTtccgcaaaaacaaaagaaattagATACGGCGGCACTAACGGCCAAGTTGGAGACGGATAGTCTGCTCCGATCTGAATTAAGCGACTTATCGATTGTCATCTCCGAAAGAAAGGCGTCCTCAGAACCACAAGTGGCATCCAATACTACAACCGAACCAACGTTTGAGATGAGACGAAAGCTTTTTGACGAGGCCGAGTTCACCATCTGCAAGGGTCACAAACTGAACCAGGACTTCCATCATATAGTCGAAGATGAAAAGCATTTTAACAAAAGGCAGAGTGCCAAGGATAACATTCCCTATAGCAATTTCATGGATCTGAAGAACTTCTGCGACCAGAACAACATAAAATTTTCCAAGGGTTTTGACGGTTAGCGTTCTCCACTGTTGTCATCGAATTAGGAGCGGGAATAAAGTGCAGGAGTCGGGAATTCCATCTTCGCATCTCCAACATCACCATTTCCACCATCTGTCCCTCTTGAAAGTGTCACTCACGGAGGATAAATGGTGCCAAGTGCAGCAGAAAAACCAGGATGCTAGGTTTGTGAGGAGGCCCGACTGGGAGATACCTGCTATACACTTTTCCAACTGCAAAGAATTACATGGTACTCAATTCaataattcaataataaaGGGTTCCTATCTTATACATGTGCAATAAACGAAACGGACACATTTCTTTTCGAATAATATCTTTAATAATGCaactaatatttaaatattgaatatcAAATGAGAGATAAACAAACGTTAAATACTTACAATGTTCTTCAATTGATTTGTCTAAAATCTGTTTCTGGAAGACTTTGCACCCGAGTGCTTTGTGTATACCTTTGTGCTTTGCGTTTTCCAGGACGCAGGCACAAAGACAGAAATCCACTTGGCTTCACCCACATCCCGGCACCAGGACAACCCGCCCGAAGGAGTACGCCGCCTTCCAGCATCTGTGGTTCATTGTACTTTACGAGAATTTTCAACGTGCTAAGCTCGCGACTTCCGCGTGTTTTTGCCGTACTTTCCGGCTGCCATTTTGTTGCGTTTTTGCGTCGTTCCCGCTGCTATCCAGCATTCATCCTCTTTGTGGGCCCGGGCACGGAAAGCATCGAACAATGGAACAGGCAACGGTGTGAGCAGTGGTGCTGAAATGTTTGGCTGTGAATTATGGCGGCAGAGATCGACACCGTTTCTAAGCTCCGATTGGCGGGGCTGTGACAGTTTTGAAGGTTCGCTGCATACGCGCATatcgcgtatacgcaacgttgtGCCGTTCGGTTACTGACTGTCATATTGCAAACGACACGCCTGGGAagcagtggagtcagtggaaTCAGCGGAATCAGGGAATCATCAGAAGCCCCGAACACCGAACCGACTGTCTATTTCGGTCTGCGGTCGCCGTGCCCCCCGAAAAAGTTGGCCGGACACAAAGTCGCACAGTCGTGGCCACCAACAAAAACGGATGCCCTGACAGCTGTTCGTGTTTTTCGGTCGGTCTGGTGTGGCCTGGAAAAACTGCAGAGAGCAAACAGCAAATTGGCAAAGGCCGTCACATTAGCGCCATTTTCCACTCTGCGGTCATAATTCACTGAAATTAATTGTCGCATTCGAGTTCTGTGCGGTCGCGCTGTGAGCAACTTTGGCGGCTATTTTTGCTGGTCTTCTCTGAATTCTGAATTCGCACTCCGATTTTCCGAGTCCCCCCTGGGTGCTGTAAATATGCTTTGGCTATTCGACTTGTATTTAAGTTCTTTGCTTCAGGAAGCGAAAATTGTTAAAGAGCTGGATTCGCGGGCATTAAGCGAATTTGTCTACATTTAAATCAAAGCCTTCCACTTGAGGAACTTCGGGAGCTTGCCAAAAGTATTTGGCCGTATCCTCGGAGTTAGGCTGAATGCCAAGGGTTTTTCGCCAGCAATGTCCTCCAAGGCATACCTCGCCTAATTTCAGGCCAGCTAAAAAAGGccaaaaattatgcaaaacataataataaaatttaataaaaaataccGGAGCAATACCCGGTCCGGGCATTCCCTGGATTGTCCCAATGTGTAGTGGCTGCCGCTAATGCTGCaacattttatgcaaatactTTTCGGAGTGGCCCCGGTCCAGAAAATGGATCCGAATCGCCAACAAAGCGCCcgccgcttttccgctttttcgCTTTGCCCAGCTATCTTTATCAGGTATTTGTTTATGCAGCTGCCAAGTGGAGGCTTATTTTATCACATTTCTTGGGCGACTTGAGCCCGTTTATTCAAATGGCTTTTGAAATAGGCAAGTAAGTACTTGGTAAGTAAATTTCGGGCACCACCTGCTTACCTTCAATCGGCTGCCTTTCTTTCACATGAAAATAAGTTGGGAGACAACGATGTCATTCAAGGTCGGAACAAAAAGTTGAAAactttgctttgttttattCGTTTCGGGTTATAAAATGAAACGAATGTACGGGAATTTCAGGGCGCTTTTGAAAGTCGCGCAAACACGGGCGCGCCATCAGCCACGCCCATTTGGGGAAAAGCTGGGGCGTGGGCGAATTAAAGCTGAAGTTTTATACAATGGTTATAATATGTTGTTACAAATTTTAAACTGTTtttcaatattaaaaattattgaacCCATCTGTGGGGTAAAGAAACAATGACTATaagaaatgaaaatagatAGTAATATAAATATCTATATTAAACCTAGAAAATTATGATTGTAAATGAACAAAGTTTTCTTGTTCAAACCCCCACCAACTTATTTTgaccccatttttttttttttttttttttgcttcacTTTAAACCCTTTAGCCATAATTTCTTCCAAAAATCTAGGGGATTTGCCCACAGTAAACCCACTGCCGATCTGAACGCCCCCggaaacaataaaattgcCGCGTTCACAATGTGCCCAGAATAAAAAGTGCTTATTACGCCGTATAGTTGACTACGGCCTTTTGTCGGCAAACAGCGGAAGCTGCGGCAAcaattgaaataaatgaatttgggGTAAAGGATTGCTGGGCAAACATAAAGCGGATTTAGTGGAATGGGTAGGGATTTGGTCCGATTAAGGATTAAATTTTGATGCTCCACTGCAGAGGAGTGCAGAGGAGGATAACGTAGCCACTTTACAGTCCCTCCTTATTGTTTATAGCCCCGCAAATTCTTGGAACGCACTGCATCAATGGTGGAATAAAATTTGGTAAGCAAAAGCAGCTGCTGACTCAAGTAGTTGCATTCACCCCTTTACATATATTCCGGTTTCCTCCTGTTTTCTGTTTCGATGGCAACTCGCAACTAAGCCAATTTCAGAGCCCACCGGCTGGAAGGCCAGAGAAGCTGGCACCTATTTCAAACTCAATTAAACACGAAAAGACCAGACCCACTCCTATGGCCACTCCCACGACCACTCCCACTCCCAACTCCCCCACCACATCGCAATCCCAATCCCGATTCTCCAGCCTGGGTTTTTCATTCGGTGTGTCATGAAATTCTGCACGGTGGACACAGCTGTTCTTTATGTGGGTGCCACTGATGGTGGGCTTGTGGGTCTGGTGAAGCAGTTGGGGATTGGAATAGTGGGTTTATTGTGAATGCAGTCTGCCCGGATggattaaatatttgaatacaGTTCCCAGCGTGTCCTGGCCGGGTGTTTCAATTTGATCTCATTTAAGGGGCTTCAAGCCACATTCACCCACGTCCTTGGGACTGTAACTAAGTAAAGGGCTTTTGGTCAGCCCCGAAACTTTTAATAAGAGTTTGGCAGACTGTAACCTTGTTATAGTGGAGAACTCAGGGGAATGTGTAATtttacataaaattaaaatcaattaggCTAAAAGGAACTAAAACGACTCTGTATTTAGCAAAAATACTTAATTTTAAAGAGTTTCATTTAAGAGTTACATAGTTTTAAAGTTAAATTTGCAATGGTCCATATTTCATGCACATTAAAAACTATCCTGGGTAAGAATCCACATTTATTCCCATCTGCTTAAATCCTTTCTATGGTCCCGTCTTTCTATCCTTTGGCATGAAATTTAAGTTACCCCATTCAAAATCAGCAAAACAAGCAAAGACAACTCCATATCAACaaaaagcacacaaacacaattgCCGATTAGAATGTTTGCTGTGTTCCGGTCATTTGCATACATTTCCCATATTCGGGCTGTGCCAAACAGGCATACACAGACTCGGGTACATGGTCACGTGGACACGTGGACACCTTTCTGACCCATCCAGCTTTTCATTCAAATTCGGTAAGTGACCCGCATGGTGACCATGCATAATTAGAGCCAGTTTGGGGCCTTGTTATGGCCCAAATATTTGGCTTgtaaattgatttcgcttcgGAAGTTATTGTGTCATGTGTAAAGTCCTGTGACAAAATCAAGGATATCAGGGGATAGCAAATAAAAGAACACATCAAAGTCATTGCCATGCTATTCCAATTAAGCTTAAAGTATTGTTTAATGGTTGATTTGAACACAGTTATCGTCGTTTTATTTTGGAGGACCAATTTGTTGGAAAATTCATAAAGTTGGTAATTGTGTTATTTTACGTAATACATCGTCTCTGATTAGGTATGTGGCAAaatattcttttcttttgtcCCAACTAGATTTTTTGTTTCCATGATGTGCAAGCacatttaatacaatttttttaataggCAGTATATATACTTCCGTTGGCATATTTCAGATATTAATTGCcataaaaactgaaattaaataGTTAATACAATTAGCTGATGTCCTAATGGTCGATTTAATAatgattttcatatttttcctttatgaAATTTTCTTCTTTTGCTGCCTGACATTGCATTGTCCAATCATCAATTTGAGTTGATTGTTAAATACACCTGTTCAGCGATGCTTTTTATGGCCCCGAAAAACAGAACAATTATTTTGGAGTCAACAAACCAGGAGAGCCAGCCGCCCCAATCCTACCACCCATCCCACATCGATTCCCATCCGGAGACCATCCAATTCCCATACCATTCCCATTTCTGATTTCCGATCCCAATGCGAACTGTCCTTTTGCTGACCAGTGCGCTGTGGAGCGGAAAGCTTGCCAATTATTGTGTGCAAAGTCCATAAATAATGTGGCTGGCATTGATGCAGATGGCGGTGTGAGTGGGCTTTGCTGTAGATTCAAGAAGAGCACCAAATGATGCCACTTGCATTGAGTGAGCAGCTTCCTGCTCCCCCTGTTCCGAATCTAATCTACATTTATGCCGCCTGGCCTCCCGGAAAGCAGCTTCTTCGCCTTGCAACTGCCTACTGGCTTCAGGAGCTCTGTTTGTCCCCGGCACACATTTCGAGTGTTTTGTTTATGTGGAGCACACATTTGCAAGCTGAAGACATGAAGCCGTCGTTTGCATAATAATTTAACTCATTACCCACGCCCACTCCTTCCATTCAGCATCCTGCAGCTTCAGCTCCAGCTTCTGCTCTAGCTTAGGGTTCTGCTCCTTTTGGGCCAGAAACTAAATAAGCATAAGTAAGACACATTCATTTGCCAGACGAGTTCTCCTCGTCGGTTGGGCAAAGGATTTGCGGCGCCCTGGAGCACTAACGAGGTAATTTCGAGGCTCGGCTCGGCGAGGTCAAGATGTGAAGACGACGACACTTGCAAAGGCACCAagctcccagctcccagctcccagctccGACCTCCCACGACCCAGCACCACACACTTCCACGCAGGCGGTGATGAATGCATTTCTGTTTGGGTCGCTCATTACTCATACGACACGTGCGCCCGTCTCCCAAAATGTTCTAGCATTTAAACTGTTTCACCTAAGCGCTTACCTCTGCGAATGGTGCTGGTGTCGGTCTGTCAACATAATTGATTTGGCCTGCCACGACAATCGATAGCCAGTCGCCTAGTGCAACTTTTGCCTTCATTTTGCATACTAGTTGGCCCGAAGTTCACTACTACAACGGGTAACGATGCACATAAAGTGCTGCAGGTGAAAGTTTCGTGGCCTGCGTTGCGGTTCCTCATCTGCCTCCATCCAAGTTGCAAGTTCCGCGTTGCCGCATTGCATTGTCCAACTTTTTATTACCTGCGCGGTGCTCCAGTTtccgaaatggaaatggtaaGAAAAACTATGGATAAATTACTTTTCCCTTACTTAAAAGGCATTTACTTGTTTACAGTTTCCTGAATTGCGCATGGACTTTAATGTTGCagctataaaataaataaaacatggGATTACAAAAGGATTGTACATTTACACTTATAGACAAGCGTATGTCatataaatgtaattaaaatttatttgttgcttGTTTAGGTTTTACATTAAAGCAAATGAATCTGACAAAAAAACAATCAACgagaaaaaaagaagcttTGCAGTATTTATTCCACAGGCTGTAGATCTTTGACATATGTAGATATTCTTTTGCTGCAATGGCTAGTATCTGTGTTAGAGCACTGTCATCCGCACATTAAATCGCCAGCTTAATAAATAGCCCAGAACACAATACAATGTCTAGACTGAGAAAGGATGTCAGGGGAATCGAGAAATCAACTAGTTTTTCCTACAGTTTTAGTGCTTTTTATGCGTTTCCATTTCCCCCCTGCGGAGTGAGAATGTTCTTGTACTTTTTGTGCTGATTCTCGCTTTCCTCTAATCTCTCCCTCTGTCTCTCAATCGTAGCATTTCTCGTTTTCCTGTCCAGGTCAGTGTCGCCACCCAAGAGCTTTCACATCCCGGCgagctgttttgttttttttttttttatccagAAGTCCCGGGCTACGCCCTTTCAGAGCTCATCCCGCATTTTCCGCTTCTTTTGCCTGGCAGCGCCCGATGCAACGGCAATTCACTTAACTTACTCAAGTCGTTGAGGGCATAACTTCCGCTCCGCATTCCAGTAAAAGACCATCCAATCCCCATCCCAATCCGCATCATCCCGCCACTCCGGTTACTGTCTTAATGCCAATGCTCATGCTCACACATTCCCCGGCAATCCTCATACGCGTTTAGCAATCCTTTTCCATTGGTTCGTGCAATTGTGCACTTTACTTAAGTTACTTTACTGCATGTGAGGTTGCTTAAACTAGTTGGATTACTTTGGACTAGGAAAGCAGAGTGTAAGCCGAAGTCGTTTGAATAGAGTAAATATTTACAGAATACGATGCTCATTTTATTTGAACTGCTTTTGCTCGAATAAATGAGATGAAATGCTTAAACATGGTTCGCAGCTAATCCAAGTTCTTTAAATATTCTTAGGCTGCACTTTGGCGCCGTCTATTACGGTTTCATGGTCGTTAGTGAAATTGGTTTAACTAGATCAGTGAGTTGCCACCAAAGTGCTAATTGCACTGGTTTCGGGCCTTAAAAGCCTCTTTGGCCAAGACAAACAAGCCGCCGCCAGAAGAAAGTGAGTGAGTTGAGGTGTGAAAACGCATGGCTCAGTTCACCGCTGATTCTCGAACCAAACGGAAGCAAAATGAGACTAGAAGTTGCAATATACGCGTTCCTCAGCTGTATGCACTTGTGCTCCGCCGATGGTCACCTGAAACGCTTGAGCAGATCACTGATCTTTCCGCCAACGAGTCCCACGCGTGTGCAGTTCATCGGTGGCATTGGCATTCCCGTAGAGAACCTGCACTTTGAGTCTGTTACCTCGGGCTATGTGCTCAAGGCGGAGTACTTTCTGCCCACCAACTCCACGGAGATAACACGGGTCTACCTCAAGCCGATGGCCATAACGGGCAGGGAGAAGGAGTCCCCCTATGGAGCATTATATCGTTGGATTATTTACCGTGGCATCGAGATGGTCATCGAGAACATGGGCTTGCCCGGCCGTAGTTGTCTCCTCCGGCTGATTTGTGAGCATGCCGCACTGCCGCTGAACCACGAATCCGGGCTGCTTGGTGAGATCATGAACATAGTGCTGCGGCCCTCCAGTTCGGTGGACCAGCTGGGACAAAGCTCGGATCGGGAGTATCACACATCGGAGCACTTTGGCAAGAGGGGCGGCGACTGCCAGGCGGCCTATGCCAGCAGGTGCAAGAAGTCGCCCATGGAACTGATTAGCCTGCTGCTGGAAGTCAATGAATAAATACTTAATTCGCACTGAACAAGGCTGTTTCGTttcgaattgaattgaatgtCAGGTCACAATTGAGTCACGTGGTGCCACAATTAGGGTGTGACAATTACAAAGttgataaacattttaattagttttggcGCACTGGCTGCGTGATCTGCCTGCGAATCACCATCAATTGTAATTAGGGACACGCTGTCtgacggggcgtatgcgtaatgtggAAAATCAACATGCAAACAGGATCACTAGCGTACTTAACTcgcttaaatttaaatggcatgcacacacacagtttGCCTGAATTATGTGAAGCTCGAAATATACGGCCTTCTCATTAAGTAATCCAGAACACGTATGTGTAGGACATCTCCTAATGAGCTTAGTGAATTTGACCATTTCGCAATGGAGGATGGGAGAGTATGGGAGAGCTGAAAGATGGGAGCTGGACAGCCGTGAAATAATTACACAAACCCACCCACCCATACAGAACACAACATTCAATGAAACGCGACCGGAATCGGGCAGGCGGAATTGCCCATCCGGCGATTGCTGCTGGCATTTCAATGCCAGAATGTGGAAATGagtttaatattaattaacagCACGTCAACGCGTCCAGCGGGCGGAAAACACAGCACACTAAGCCATTGAGTTTGGGTCATTAGTCGAGCGGTTTGgtgtttgttttaaaacatttgcCCATCGGGCCCTCGCATGGCTGAAACTTTGAAAGTTCCCCAGGGCGGGTGCCAACCATGAAAACAAcaatatagaaataaaattctttgAAAACCTTTAGGGGCACGGGGGTTGGATCCATTTGTCTTCAATTTACAACTGCCTTGGGGCCAGTATGTGTGGTAAATTATttagcaaatgcaaatgcaatttttcagATGGGTGCGGACCATATTTAGCCCCAGGCATGGGATGCCCATTCAGAGCGATCAATGGATGTTTTCCTTATATCTCGAAATAATAACTGAGTGGCCAGGCAAACATGTTTGTTCCACTCAAGGGCATCTATGCAAAAAAGGAAACCCCTTTTTGCTGCAgctatttattaatattttcctctCTTTAACTTTACCCCGGGCGAAAGTTCACACATCGTAAGGCATTCACTTGAAAATTCCATCGTCCATTAATTCTGCAGCAATTTCCCGACAAAGCTGACATATGAGGCGTTTCCTGTCCGGTTCAGCTCCTCGATTCCGGCCCATCGCCTCCTTTAAGCTTTGAATATGCTAACTGCAAGCCTTTTGCActaaacataatttaaagGCCGGCAGAAAAGTAAGGTCCACCTCCTGTCCTGTCGAAGGCGACTGCCGTTTTGTAGTGCGGAATTTATGGGCAAATGTGGAGATAAACTTGCTGTCATTTATCAACGACCCATTGCCGGATTGGAGTCCGGCTCCACGGAGCTCCACTCTCGAGCTCCgagcgagtgagtgagtgagtgggGCAGAGCGGCCGGGTGCCGTCGccttttgaaaacattttgacTTGAAATGATTACGCCAAAAACTCAACAGATAAAACCCGGAGCACGGAAGCGACCATAAATCAGTAAGTAAATGTGACTTCCTCGGCCTGTGAGTTGGACTCGAACTCGGACGCTCCGTGGCTCCTGTGCACACGATGGATGCTCATGATGAGACAGGGTCGTGGTATCCGAACGGGGAGTAGTAGTAGTCCCGGTACCGGTTCTCAGTTCGCTCGAGTGGTGAATGGACGTAGGTAACTCCACCGAATTGCAGTGGAACGACGAACGTCGTTTCCAGCTTCGCCGTAGATTGGCAACATTTGATGGCAAAAGTTACGTTCGCATTTATCTTTCGAGCAAGTGTCACTTGTGAATTTCTTGAACCGCAGCCAAGACCGGAGAACGGCTGTCCAACCGGAGAGGCATCCGGACCATTCCCAGCATCCTGCTGAGCAACAGGAGTCCTGTGGCTGCGGCTTTAAAGGGGCTTCCTGCTGTGGGCAACTAAACCCTTTTTCCCCAGCGTTCAATAAGCAGCTTAATTGCTACAATCTTATCAACTATATAACACTATCTTGGTTGCAACAAAGAAGGACAAAAGGACATCAACCTTTGGTAGGGGTTAAATAAAAAGCAGACACATAGTTTTGAATAGATTGGGCTTAgggaaaaataatttaatttgatttcaatgTATCCCAAAGGAATTATAAATTTCTATAAAATAAGCTCATAAGCTCATTTATATGTTTAAACCATACAAATCCCAAATATTCTCTTGCCTAACGAGTGGAAAATTCGCAAATCAAATATCGAATTAAATTTTCTGTTACATTTTCCAAAACACACGCTAATTTGGCTGTTTGACAAATAACTTTTAACTTGTAATTCACAGGATGGTAATGTTGTTCCACCGATTTGGTGGTAAAATACCACAAATCTGCGCT harbors:
- the I-t gene encoding inhibitor-t gives rise to the protein MHKNFKSLQNTNPSNMKKAKTAAKGFPIHLGFYRNPSEYDDRTTTNRDYGLKSSKGSGTPFPQKQKKLDTAALTAKLETDSLLRSELSDLSIVISERKASSEPQVASNTTTEPTFEMRRKLFDEAEFTICKGHKLNQDFHHIVEDEKHFNKRQSAKDNIPYSNFMDLKNFCDQNNIKFSKGFDG
- the CG14720 gene encoding uncharacterized protein, which produces MRLEVAIYAFLSCMHLCSADGHLKRLSRSLIFPPTSPTRVQFIGGIGIPVENLHFESVTSGYVLKAEYFLPTNSTEITRVYLKPMAITGREKESPYGALYRWIIYRGIEMVIENMGLPGRSCLLRLICEHAALPLNHESGLLGEIMNIVLRPSSSVDQLGQSSDREYHTSEHFGKRGGDCQAAYASRCKKSPMELISLLLEVNE